Within the Takifugu rubripes chromosome 8, fTakRub1.2, whole genome shotgun sequence genome, the region tACCTTTAAAGTTTAGGCATCAGCACGCCATCATGCGCAGTCGATCAAAAGcagcacaccaacacacacaggccGCCGTTACCTTGGCGATCTTGGCCTCGTCTTTCTTTTTGCCTTTCTGTAAGGAGGCGAAGTGATGGCGGGCGCTGTCAAAGTCCACCATCTTCCTGTCCCGCTTGGCGATACGGGCCTGTGGCAGAGTTCGGGTGAGTGGTGACAACAACACGGTCGACCATCAAACTCTTGGACTATTCACAAACCAAAACAGCTCACAGGTCAGAAACCTTTGTACTAATTATCCAAAGAAGTGATCATTTATTTGCTTTACCGTGGCCCCTCTAATAAAGATGAGCTAAATAAATATTCATGCTAACCTCAAAAATGAGATTTCTGAAAACAATTGCTGGGTAAAAACAGGGATGTTCTGACCTTAATGTCAGGAAACTGAGTCACATATGTGTCCAAGGTGTTGAGAGACTTGTCATTGATGTTCTGATGGTAATCCAGCCACAGAGTATCCGTGTCCtgaacacaccaacacacacaaaaacacactttacgTCACAACCCGACACCAATGACCGTTAAACCGCAGCACAACTAAAAGCATTAAACCTCCTACTGACGTTTTAGTTTATTTCTAAGACCACGGTTCTCCTCGCAGATGGACTAAAGACCACTAACAACCAGAACAGCAGCTGTTTCTAGCCGAGTTGTCCCGCTCTGACTTTTACCTCCAGATTATTGTCCATCTCCTTCTCTATCATCTCCTTTAGGGTGGAATTAGAAACGCAAGCAGTTGAGACAAAGAAAGTCAGTTACAACACGAAAGAAGGAAATCAGGGAAACACATCTGAGGAACGCAAAAAGTaacaaagagaaggaggaattaAAAAAGGCCGTCCACATCTTGACCTGTCCCAGAGTCTCACCTCCACCAGGGTGTCCATCTCCTCTTTGCCGAACCATTCTGGGTCGTACATGTCGGCCAGACAGTCCTGAAGCCGCCGTGACGCATCGTGCATCGCTGAAATGTGTGAAGATGAAATGTTATGAGCCGTGGGGTTCCTCAGGGGTCCAATCTGGGACCAGCACCATTCATTTTGTTATTTATCTCTTAGAAAGGAACCAAAACGTCTGGTCTGAGACTCATTTAAAATGACTGCAAAGCAACTTTAAAGGCAGTTGTGTCGTAGTTTTAACCTTCGAAACACCAGATGAATATTGTCACATTCCTGATTTTTCATCATTTGACTCGACTAGGATGGAGCTGAAGACAGAAAACATGAACGCTGGCTTACTTTTCACTGCTGCCATATAAGCTTTCAGGTCTTTGTGCAGTTTGGTTCCTTCAGACTGccgaaaacagaaaaaacatgaaaaccGGATCATGACGGCTCCTAAAACTCAGAAAACGATCCATCTTAAAATATCTGCCGACCATCTGCTTGTTGAACTTTGCCACCATCTCCTCAAACACAACGTCTCGGGTCTCATCGGCTTTGCCAAGTTTCTGCAAGACCTGcgagacaaacaaacaagacaaacaaacaaacatcagtcagtcaatcaatcagcCACTCAATCGGTAAATCAGTTCTGTTTGAACGAGTGATCGAGAGATGAGAAGAAATAAAGACATTTGTTTTGTTGTAGAGCGTTAAATGAAGTCGTTGGCTAATCTGTGGGAGGCTGGATGAgtctccaccagcaccacctgctgcttTAATCCTGTGATGGACACACAGCCCATTATCGCCCTGACAACGGGGACTTCCCctgtactcacacacacacacacacacactcatctggcACTTCCATcgttgtgaggactttcatagacatacgTTACCCAGCCCATGACCCAAACCCGAACCATCCCAACAACCCACCTAACCCTGAGCCGGACGCTGACCTTAACCCAAGTTTAAAACCAcgttttaaccctcaaacaggaaTTATGAGTTGTGAGGAACAGCCGAAATGGCCTCATTTTGCGAGGAGAATGCAACTTTTGGATTGTTTAGGTTGAACAATAATTCAAGGTTTTAATTCAAATTTCAGAAATTTAAAGTTCATTATcgtttttattgtctttatttcCACACATTGTGTCTCTTCCATAGCGTTGCGACACCCCATGTTAGCATGGGCAGGTAGCACTGTCAGTTTGCATGCTAATAATCACTTCATGGCTCGCTTTAATTATATTTTACTACTATTGTTTGGTCTTCTCAGGCGGACAATTTAAAGTGTGACCTCATTGGGATCAGTTTCCTCACTTCTTGCTGGCCAATTAGACCTCGTGGTGCATTCAGGTGATTCCTGTAAAATCTGAAACCATCATGTCACCTGTGAATTGGTGTGTTGACGGAAATTCTGAGATATTGTAAACTGGCTTATTATAATGGAAAATATTTGAGTCGGCCAACCGGCGGGGTTTGGTGACTACCCTCAAAATACACACAagcgtgtgcacgcacacacacacacacacacgggagtTTGTAGGGTATTAAGAGTGACGGAGAGGTGGCCTAGTGGGGCTATAGATAGAtacggcacacacacacacacacacacacacacacacacagtgaagaaaagcatgctgggaaacatgTGCAGGGTTTGGACTCACATTACCGATCATAATGAGTAATAAaaatagctgttttttttgAGTATCTTAAATATGACTGACATGACcatgaataaatgtaaaaatttttatttttgaatgtagaaaaaaaaacaactttttaaattaaaacgtTTCATCCAAAGATGATCTGTCATATTCCTAAAATGAAACAATCTTAAAAtatattaatgataataaaatgTGGTGATAAAGTTTCTGCGCCATTCTTAAGTTTTGCCCTGCGGGTTTGTGGTTCATATTTTGCTTTTACCGTACGTGACATTAACACGTTATCGTCATTCTCCTAAAAGCCAAAAGCATTTTTCATCCCcaccaaacatcaaaaacagCTTTCAGCTTTAACAGGTGAACAAAGTAGATTTTTCTTTGTTGTGAAGAGCCATAAATCATTAATAATCATCAAGAGGATAAAGCTAATTTTCAGCCTTGGGGGGTCAAAGGTGGCGACCTGCTGGGTTCTGAGGCCCACTGGGTCCTTCCTCTTTGACGCCCAGCGCTGGTCTGGGCCTCTGACTGCTCCCTAAAGACTCCATCCCCACCTGCTCCTGCCGTCACCATCCGGATTCCACTGAGGGGaattttcccagcatgccctGCGGCGCAGCTGAGCGGTCCATGACATTACATCACTATGACAACCGTGGCAGCACCGCGAGAGGCTCCGGAACATCCTGACAGATCATTTCATGACTCATAAATACAGGAAAGCGTTAATTTCACACACCAAAACATTTTTAGGGCTTTGCTTTGTTCTGTAGATCAAAGCAAACATTGACAACATCTGCAAAAGTGCGGAACGCGAGTTACACATTCGCTCCTCTGTCCACAAATGAAACGTTAAATGAAGCAGAGTCACGACACGATCGAAGGCGTAAAAACAGGCGCTCTGACAGGTGAGTGAAGGCAGCGGATGGCCGCGCGCCAACAGACGGGACAGCTGAAGCCGACACTgcccctcctccagcctggaCGGCCTGTGCGAGCAAGATGATACCCTGACCTTCCTCGCTAGTCTCAGCGCTCCAGCTCAAAGGCCGAGGGCAGCCTGGAAGTCCGACAGTCAAATCCACATGGTTGAATTTAGCTAAAATCACAAACTCTCTGACTGGTTTACATCAGCGTTCTGTCGGTATGTTTGTGTAAACACCTCTCAAGCTGCCCTCTAAAGTGAAACGGCTACATTTTGGACTACAACAACCACAAGTGGTATGAATTACTTTTCTGTCAGTTTCGGTATAGAATTCCCTAATTTTGGGAAAGTGTTCAACCACTGGTCCAGTTCCTAAAGGCTCCAGCCAGACAAAGGGCCGTTTTCTAATTTGAAGTGAAATTAAGGATTTGAGGAAACCTTCCTGTCATTCCAACACACAGAAGTGGGAGGAAATCAAGATCTGAGGCCCAGTTCAAGCCAAGAGTAATAACACAACAGTTTAAATAACATAACAGCATAAAACTATGTCTACCATGGTACCAATTAGAGAATCTTTACTTCTGTCCTACAATAAAGGGATAGCACAAGCTAGCTTGGCTGTAGCCTAATTTGCCAATGgtgctgtttatttgtgtggCCTTATGTGCAGAAtcttatttttgcttttttatacATATACGTAGTGGGTTTACACCAGTTCACACATTCTTCTTTACTGGTGGAGTTATATTGGTGTGGTGTCACGTTCGATTACCTAGCTTAAACAGCTATCACCATTCAACCACGATAATCTTTAGCAGAAATACGAGCTGGATGAGGGCTGTGCTTCCAAGTCATGCGTCAATCATCTCATCATCTCCAGTCAAAAGTTTAGCTTAGCACAAATAATGAACGAGAAGAGTCAGCAGCctacttaaaaaaaacagcttcagattaaaaatgagcttttattttgaaagaaagcAAGACCATCAGTTCCTGTCTCCTTCTGGTCCTcatgctaagctaggctaagctAAGACCAACAGGTGATGTTGCCTCTAAGGTTTAAGACCCAAATGCAGCTTTGAAGTGAAAATAGGAGACAAAACAGACTTTTAAAGGCGATCAGATTTGAAATATTCATATTCGCAGCTGTCACGAGGAATGagcagaggggtgtgtgtgtgtgggggggggggggggggggggggtgtcaggaaccttatgggggggggggggcatgtgcaACAGAATGTAGAAGAAAGTAAAACTCAACCTTCatacaaaaatgaaatgactgaACAGCAACAGTTGTTGAGGTGATTAGAAGGTAAAACCTCAGCAGGCTTAAGCTGCTGAGGTTTTAGGACAGACAATAATAACCCAGAGACAGAGCGTTGCTCGGGTTACAGGTGCTCTCTATTCTACAGGCCTCTTCACAAAAGGTTGCAAACTAGTTGATTGAAAAACCCAAGTCCAACTTTTGTCCCAACAaacttattttaaatatatataaccTGCGCAGAACTCTGGGCAGGTGCGTTCGCGAACTCTGGGGAAACACTCGGACCAGGTCCGTGAACGCATCAGACGTGGAACAGGACATTTGCCTTTCATCTCGCTGCAGttgaaataataatgatgaaaatgtcACAAGAAAGCCCAGTTTCTCTCTGATATGACAATAACACCTCTTGATTGACAAGCATCAATTATTTTAAGATAAtgaggtcaccccccccccacacacacacacacacacacacacacacacaaacaccctcGCTTTCCATAAGTTAAATGTGAGATTTCAAACCTGATTTAACGACTAAAGCAGTTTAATTGGGGgcagctaacccccccccccccccgggtctACCTTCTCCTGTGCCCTGGAGAGCCTCTTCTGGACGTTGATGGCCAGTTTCCCGGCAGTCACGCTTTTCCCCGGCTCAGCCATGTCAGGCAGCGGTGGAGGTTCTGAGGACCACcgaagaggaagcagaggagcagagagagacggTGAGGAGGTGAGACCTTCCCCTGGTGCGTCCAAGAGCCCccgcaggacaggacaggacaggacaggacaggacaggacgggaccGCGAGCCGCTGCGCGTAACTCTAATCCCGTTGACAGCGTCTTAAAGGTGCAATGCGTAATTTAATCCGGCTCGTGCGGTGCCGcgagcgcgcgcgcgtgcgagGCGAACAACCGTAGGAACCGACCGACAAACGGGTGAAACCTGGAAGACAAAAATTAGGTAAAATCGGTTAATTGAACGCGACGCGATTAAGTTTCAGGCCTGGTCGCCCTCTTAAAGGCGCAGCGGGTTATTATTAGCCGACATCTGTTGCCGACACGCAACTGGCGCGTGTTTGTCTAATTTAGGGCCACAGGGCGGCTGCTAGTTTAATTCTGGGGGGGCAAaattggacccccccccccccccccacacacacacacacacacacacacacacacacacagtgagtgaTTAGCTAAATATATATTGAACTAACGCCTAATAATAAAGTTCATTCTTATAAAAGTCACACTTTATTCAATAATCTTTGTTTGAAGGTGTCATCCTGCTTTAAATTAATAATCTGAGAAATAGCTGACAAAAAAGTAAAATGTGCATAATAATTTACAGAGAGAGCTCATTTCCACATAATTTAAtttcaaaaataaatctttggAATATCTCTTCACCCACAATAGCATCAACATGGATTTCTGTAAACAAATAACACTTAAATACACTACTGTATTATTTCCTGTAAAATCTCTATCAAAGAAGTTTTGTCAGAAACAAATGATGCATTTCACTGTGAAAACAActttatgtacacacatttatatCCTGACAATGCTGATGGGGGGTGATCTCAATATTTAAGGGTGTTTTAAATTCACCAACAATGCGTTACATCACTTAAATTATTTAATAAGTTATTTAGTTTGGATTAAAAGGAGAATGGTTTTATGATACATCAAAAAATATCTTTGTGgaatatttctatatttttttcctgaaccaagatgatttatttattgatgagtACTTTCTGAAAACAATCATGTTTGTGGTACCTGATATGGAAAAAATGTGATAAGATTGATATATTTTCAGGTTTCCACCATTTTGTCAGCATCACATTTGTTAAAGATATTTAATTTCTTCCTTAAATTATAACTTAAATGTTCAATCATTTTCATTGATGGAGAAAAGTTGAAATCCAATGTTTTCTTCTCTGGAATTTGTGAATAAAGGCTAAAATAAAAAGGTTAAAGAACAATTAATCTGActttaaactggattttaaGGGATTGTCATTTCAGCATCTTCAGGATAACGTCTGAAACGTTGGCGCTTTTCCAGCTGTTACCGTGGCGATTCCATCTGTGTCCGTTCACAGCTTCCGTGCACTGCCAAGAGAACTCCCCCATGGCCTCAGGACGTCCCAGGTGAAGGCAAACGTTCATGAAGACGTTCTCCTGAGTCTTTTCCTGCCTCACCTGGCGCCCTGGGCCACGCCCAGCGGGTGGAACCGCCCCGAGTCCAGCACCTTCCTCCCCAGCCAGTGTAAAATCCGCGAGTACCAGTGGATCCCGTCGCCGTGGCCCCCGGCTGCACCAGTCCATCCGTGGAGCAGCCGGAGCGGCCAGAACGCCCAGTGAGCCAAGGAGTGCTGGTCCACCACCGCATAGCAGGACGCTGCCACGTGGTCCACCACCAGCGTCCCCTGCTGGGTCAGAGGGGCAAAAGCCCCCCTGCCCTCCCTCACCGCGACCCGGGTGATCTGAGAGAGGAACGCCGCGCCGTGGCCCTGTGATACCAACACACACTGTCCCGGGCTGGCGTGACTGGCATAAACAGTCTTGAGGGTGCCTTGAgatggctccgccccctctgagCAGTTGCCCTCCGACACAAAGAGCAGGTGGGCAGCGGTGAGCGAGAGACGGGGCCCGGCCCTCGTGTGCAGGGTGTAGAAGAGCTTCCAGGTGCTGGGGTCACGATCCAGGAAGGCCAGGACTTCACTGTAAACCAGCCCAGCAGCGCCGTCGCTGCCCGCCAGGGCAAGGACTCGCTCGCCAGGCCGAAGGTCGCTGATGGACTTTGTCCCGCCGCTCTCCAGGGTGACCAGGGCCTCGccaggaaaacaacctccagatTTCGCCGCCACTGAGTGGTCTGAAACACAGAAGCAGGCGGGTCAGAGGGACGTTCCTTAGGTGCGGAAGCCTGGTTCTGACAGCGGCCGCGTACGTTTAGAGAAGGTGTTTTTGTGATTTTCTTCAACaggtttcttttatttccatcTTTCATCAACATTCCTCACTCTCTGTCCGGACTGGTCTTCCATCTGAACCTGAGCACATAAATCTTTTCGCCTCCCTTTTGCCAAATATTGACTCTTTTCATTCCTTCAGCAGCACTGAAGCAACATTCAGGAGACAAAGCTGCTGTTTGCCGTCCTGAGTCAGTGCGTCCAGGCATGTTTGGGAGACAATAACCTCCGAGGAACTTGAAAGTGACACTCGAGGACGTCTCAAGTCTATCTGGGGATAAATATTTGGGGACGGTATGAAAGCCAAGGCCAGGTGATAAGATAAGGCACCTGAAGGAAGAGGGAAACTCGGCTGGTTAATCATCTGACAGGCAACATGTTCAACTCCAGTAGGTCGAAAATGTCTCTTTCATTAAATCCCATAGTCACTTGTTTCTATTAGTTTCCTTCGGGGGTCACGCACGCCAGATTTAATGGAagtttttatctttaaaaaccCGGTTCAAATGTGACAAATCCCCGTAACTCCACTtctttgctgccctctagtggcgcgGGCACTGCAAGCATCTGCGAGTTAATTCCCCTGGACTTTTGGAATCCCGTGTTCAAGAATTCAGAAGATAAtcaggtgaaaaaaaagaacaaatcaagaaaaaaaagataccAACTTGATTGGTTGCCCTTCTGATCAAGTCAAGGACTGGGCCCTCGCAACCCGAtctgggaggggaggagagaggggaaaggaaaaaggagggaaagggagaaacaaaggtggaaaaagaaatgaaaagggGAAGAGAGAAGTTACCACTCAGTAAATAAATGTGCTGCTTCTTCATTTTCAAGCCATTTTGCTTTTTACGTGTGTGGTTGTGTCAGATGTGTGTTGAGAAGAGGACATGCAGCCTGTGCACAGCATTACTTTAAGGGTTAAGCAAAAACTGAAACGGCGCTACAATTTTAGCCAATAGAGGATAGAGGTGGACTGAAAGATGCTATAAACGACAGAAGCAAATGAAACTCTTTCACATCTATTGTCATCTACACAGAAGAGCTTCAGAAATGTACAGAAACGGCTACATCCCAAACTATAAAGGTTCAGGTAAATATGTCTCACATTCAGCCTCATATTAGCTAGCCTCATATTAGCTAGCCTCATATTAGCTAGCCTCATATTGGCTAGCATCTGGTACAGGCAGCACATATCTGCGACTGCTAACTGTCTCCAACTAAAGAGAAACAATAGCAAGAGTTAGCTTACCTTGCTTAGAGTATATTAGCAACTGCGAGATAATGTCTGCCACACCAGTTAAATAGTAAGCTAATGTCTGTCGCGACCGTCAAACTGTCTGTGCCAAGAATTTAATATTTCTTTAGTTATGATGTCAGAGTTTCCCAACTACAAAGTCTGCAGTTCAAAAGATGACAACCAGCagattctgtgttttgtgtgttatTAGCATTGTTCATGCTACTATTTTTCCTGATTATATTTGAGACATCGTCAGTCCGCTACCGTATAAAGTTGCCGATTTTGCAGAAGAAGCAAATGTTTTGAAGCAAAATAGAGTTTTAACTGGGGAGCCTAAGTGGTGAATATTTGGGGGAGTGGCAGAtgagacaggaaagaggaggagctAGTAAGCACAAGCAACAAGAAGGTTAGCAATTAGGGAAGGTGgagcaaaacaggaaatgatgtgagGAGGTTCAGGGAAAAACTCTTTTGGAATCTTTTGGAGTTCCTAAACAATCTCGCCACCTTCGCTGCTAAAAGCTAAACTACCTCCAACATGGTGAGTTCACTGCTGCGTTTGGATTAGCTCAGAGAGGAAGCGAGAGCTCTTGTGCAGACAGCGGTGCGGCATCCTTACCGGACTTAACGCTACAGTGGATGTGCGCCTTGGACTCGTAGTAGACCCAGTCAAAGCCTGCCTCCACCGCCAGGCGAGCCAGCATGGCGTATTTGTTCCGATCGCGGTCCGATGTGGTGATGTCCACCGCCCGACCCTCGTAGTGAAGCGACTCCTCTGAGTGGTGTCCGTCCTCGTCCCAACCCTCAGTGACTCGAAGACGGACCCCAGGCCACAGGTTCATCACGGAGATGGCCAGAGAGTTCAGCTTATCTTTGCAGCGCTgccgaaacacacacacagatgcgcCCCTAAAAACTCCAGCAGCATGAGAAAATAGTGCCGACTATTCTGTGAGCTAACGACATTCTGATTTGTCGAAACCATGTTTAACCCCGAGCCTGGTTGAGTATTGGGTCTTTGGACAAGGTCACACAGCTGAGTAGCGTTGGAAGAATGACCTCGAGGGGGCGCTGCTCAGTCATCAAAAATGGCAACAAATGGCGATTTAACTCAAAATATAGCGTTATAACTCAAAATATACCTGAAGATAACATATTGGGGAGTGGTTCAGCTGTCGCCTGAGCATCCGTCCCGATACGTTTGAGCATTTTCTTCTGTAGGTCTCCCTGATTCTGCGGTCCTAGAGGGTATTATGGCTCCTTCGATGTTGCATGAACGACCAACCCATCCAAATCAGGGGATATCATGCTCATTTCTTAACGCAAACATTCGGTTTGCGGCCCTAGGGGGCGTCTCATCGACTCTTCCCCCCGCAGCCTCTGAATGCGGCCCTCAGTGATGCGGCGTTTCATAAATCTCGGCCCATTAAAGACTGAAAAGTGGGATTAACGCTATAAATGTCTCTCCGTGTTGGCTGTGATAAGAATAGCTCGGCCACAGATGCCTTTTCACTGTGTCCACTGTGGATTTGAACCTCCTGTGTTTTCCCTCCGCGGTCAGGGCAACGAGCTGGACGCCATAAATCAGACGATAGATTCTGTTGGTTTTCCTTTCAAGGTGCAGGGCGGATCGACGGgggtttctgggggggggggggggggggggggttgaactaTACAAACCCCTGGCTGAGTAAACATTTGACTCCGCGCGTCTGTGCGCACCTCTGCGCTGCAGAAGAAATGGTCCGGACTCTTTAATAGTCTTGATCGAcccaaaatgacaaataaaatgaGTTAAAACTGGAAATAAATGTTGAAGCTCGAGCTCGAGAGAATGAATTTTAACACTGTGTGGAAACAGGCGCGCCCGTGTGCGGCGCGCAGCGCCTCGAAACGTCCAAAAGTTGAGGAAAAAAGTgaggaaaagaggtgaaaagaTGCGGTGTCTGTAATTAAAGCCTCGGCGCGAGCGGAGCCGC harbors:
- the LOC101061568 gene encoding indian hedgehog B protein-like, translated to MLLSTLVTYLLGCAFLLSPVSEGCGPGRGYGKRRSTRKLVPIAYKQFSPNVAEKTLGASGRYEGKITRNSERFKELTPNYNPDIIFKDEENTGADRMMTQRCKDKLNSLAISVMNLWPGVRLRVTEGWDEDGHHSEESLHYEGRAVDITTSDRDRNKYAMLARLAVEAGFDWVYYESKAHIHCSVKSDHSVAAKSGGCFPGEALVTLESGGTKSISDLRPGERVLALAGSDGAAGLVYSEVLAFLDRDPSTWKLFYTLHTRAGPRLSLTAAHLLFVSEGNCSEGAEPSQGTLKTVYASHASPGQCVLVSQGHGAAFLSQITRVAVREGRGAFAPLTQQGTLVVDHVAASCYAVVDQHSLAHWAFWPLRLLHGWTGAAGGHGDGIHWYSRILHWLGRKVLDSGRFHPLGVAQGAR